From one bacterium genomic stretch:
- a CDS encoding D-glycerate dehydrogenase: MNATNIQIQRMKVYVTRQIPEPGISILQDHFDVVVRQAKVPISKSELLEHVGDIDGLLCLLTDPIDAEVIAAAQNLVCISNYAVGFNNIDVKAATERNILVTNTPGVLTETTADFAFALLMAAARRAVEADAFTRAGNFTGWDPMLMLGQDIYGKTLGIVGFGKIGQALARRARGFDMRILYYDSVAKASNEDESLLGATFTTLDRIFAESDFISLHVPLTDETRRLVSHAQLRMMKPTAILINTSRGPVVDEQALAEALRDGTIAAAGLDVFENEPDVNPLLASLPNVVLAPHIASASHKTRSLMAKIAAENLTAALSGRRPQFPVNPEVLAD, translated from the coding sequence ATGAACGCGACGAACATCCAGATTCAGAGAATGAAGGTATATGTTACCAGGCAAATACCCGAGCCGGGCATCTCGATCCTGCAAGACCATTTCGATGTTGTCGTCCGTCAAGCTAAAGTGCCCATCAGCAAGTCTGAGCTGCTCGAGCACGTCGGCGATATCGATGGCCTATTGTGTCTCTTGACCGACCCCATCGATGCGGAGGTGATCGCCGCAGCCCAGAACCTCGTATGTATATCGAACTACGCGGTCGGCTTTAACAACATAGACGTGAAGGCTGCAACAGAGCGGAACATCCTGGTTACCAACACCCCCGGCGTCCTCACCGAAACAACCGCTGACTTCGCGTTTGCACTCCTGATGGCCGCCGCGAGGCGCGCTGTGGAGGCGGACGCCTTCACCAGGGCCGGCAACTTCACCGGGTGGGACCCCATGCTCATGCTCGGCCAGGACATCTACGGCAAGACGCTCGGCATCGTTGGCTTCGGCAAGATCGGTCAAGCCCTAGCGAGGCGAGCGCGGGGCTTCGACATGCGCATCCTGTATTACGACTCAGTCGCCAAAGCCTCGAACGAAGATGAATCCCTGCTTGGGGCGACATTCACGACTCTTGATAGAATCTTCGCCGAATCCGACTTCATCTCCCTCCATGTGCCCTTGACCGATGAGACGAGGCGCCTCGTCAGCCATGCCCAGCTGAGAATGATGAAGCCAACGGCAATACTCATAAACACATCGCGCGGGCCGGTAGTCGATGAGCAGGCACTTGCGGAAGCTCTCCGCGACGGGACGATCGCTGCGGCAGGCCTTGACGTCTTCGAGAATGAGCCAGATGTGAATCCGCTGCTTGCGTCGCTTCCAAACGTGGTGCTTGCCCCGCACATCGCGAGCGCCTCACACAAAACTCGCTCGTTAATGGCAAAGATCGCCGCAGAGAACCTGACTGCCGCTCTCTCTGGCCGCCGGCCGCAATTCCCGGTAAACCCGGAGGTGCTCGCCGACTAG